The following coding sequences are from one Capsicum annuum cultivar UCD-10X-F1 chromosome 3, UCD10Xv1.1, whole genome shotgun sequence window:
- the LOC107865528 gene encoding sugar transport protein 13-like — protein MIYLQNIANQLPDVFTNLPSVTKSYIPALHVPIRVDVPIGQVVNANESKPLLKRGRPIGSKDKNLRKKKEINDHDMMAVAQKKPQDLTNDKTGLYSHQVTLPKGDNGSSEKAVPLFISEIAPTRIRGGLNILFQLNVTIGILFANLVNYGTAKISGGWGWRLSLDLAGFPAALLTLGALFVVDTPNSLIERGRLDEGKQVLRKIRGTDNIEPEFLELVEASRIAKEVKHPFRNLFRRKNRPQLIISVALQIFQQFTGINAIMFYAPVLFSTLGFGSSAALYSAVITGAVNVLSTVVSVYSVDKLGRRVLLLEAGVQMLLSQVIIAIILGIKVTDHSDDLSHGWGIFVVVMICTYVSAFAWSWGPLGWLIPSETFPLETRSAGQSVTVCVNLLFTFIMAQAFLSMLCHFKYGIFLFFSAWIVVMSFFVFFLLPETKNIPIEEMTDRVWKQHWLWKRFC, from the exons ATGATTTACTTGCAAAATATTGCAAATCAGCTACCGGATGTATTTACTAACCTTCCAAGCGTTACTAAATCTTATATTCCAGCTCTGCATGTTCCCATTCGAGTTGATGTCCCGATAGGACAAGTGGTAAATGCAAATGAATCTAAGCCACTTTTGAAACGTGGAAGACCGATTGGTTCCAAGGATAAAAATCTtcgaaaaaagaaagaaataaatgatcACGATATGATGGCAGTCGCTCAAAAGAAGCCTCAAGATCTAACAAATGATAAGACTG gtttatatagccatcaagtgacTCTTCCGAAAGGTGacaatggttcatccgaaaag GCTGTTCCACTATTTATATCAGAAATTGCACCTACAAGAATTCGTGGAGGACTTAATATTTTGTTCCAACTAAACGTAACGATTGGTATTCTTTTCGCCAACCTCGTTAACTACGGAACAGCCAA GATAAGTGGAGGATGGGGATGGAGATTATCATTAGATTTAGCAGGTTTTCCAGCAGCGCTATTAACGTTGGGTGCATTATTTGTGGTAGATACACCAAACAGTTTGATAGAAAGGGGTAGATTGGATGAAGGCAAACAAGTACTTAGAAAAATACGAGGTACAGACAACATTGAACCTGAATTCTTGGAGCTTGTCGAAGCTAGTCGTATTGCTAAAGAAGTCAAACACCCTTTCAGAAATTTATTCCGACGTAAAAATAGACCTCAATTGATTATCTCTGTTGCCCTCCAG ATATTCCAGCAATTCACAGGAATAAACGCCATTATGTTCTACGCACCTGTTTTATTTTCAACACTAGGTTTCGGTAGCAGCGCAGCCCTTTACTCAGCCGTGATCACCGGAGCTGTCAACGTTCTGTCCACCGTAGTCTCTGTCTACTCTGTCGACAAGCTAGGACGACGTGTCCTCCTCCTTGAAGCCGGGGTCCAGATGTTGTTGTCCCAAGTAATAATAGCCATAATCCTAGGTATCAAAGTAACGGACCATTCGGACGACCTTAGTCATGGTTGGGGAATATTTGTTGTGGTCATGATATGCACCTACGTGTCCGCTTTCGCGTGGTCGTGGGGCCCGCTAGGATGGTTAATTCCTAGCGAGACGTTCCCGTTGGAGACGCGTTCGGCTGGGCAGAGTGTGACAGTGTGTGTTAACTTGCTGTTCACGTTTATTATGGCACAAGCATTTTTGTCGATGCTGTGTCATTTCAAGTATGGGATATTCTTGTTCTTTTCGGCGTGGATTGTGGTGATGTCGTtctttgtattcttcttgttgccTGAGACGAAGAATATTCCGATCGAGGAGATGACAGACAGGGTGTGGAAGCAACATTGGTTGTGGAAGAGGTtctgttag